tgaatttttcttttgttagctttccatacaaattaaattatttagattttttctttgaacTAATGAACATGTTTTTTATACCGTTTCTATTCAGATATTTTGTATGTCAGGATcttgaatgtaaaaattgtaatCGAGCTGAATGACCTCATGCACCTAACCCTgttcaatttaggagatactattagactaatttattcttttattttttgttatatttggtAGAATTTCATGGATAGTGATTGTGAAttaatattgtatatgtagtatccaataataatttttaaaattatatatataatagcagtgtaatgagaaatttggcataaccaatatcatgaaaattgtaagaaaaaactattttagtatttCCAAATATATATCCTAATCGAACTAATATCCTATATGTTTTATAACCCAAGCTAAAATCAATAGTATCATTACAATTCATCATGCCGGTGCATAAGCATGAGTTCCATGCTAGTAACAAATAATTAAAGCTAAATaagagaagaaattaaaaataatttaagctAAATTGTCCGTTTAATTCCTAaaccattctaaaaaaaaaccaatgataatatttttcaaactgcaagaattaaaaataaattgactaatacgaaatattcattttttagagGATGAGTAGTGCAAACTTAATAAACATTACACAACACATACAACTaaattaaaacaagaaaaactgAAGGTATGTACCTGTACCGAATCGAGAACATCGGCATATAATTTACCCAACTGAAATGGATGATTAAAAGAACGTTGTTGAATCTCTGATTTGTATATACCTCCTCCTTTTCTAATCAACATAAAACCACTATCTCCCACATTTGCAACATGTAAGCACTgtttaccaaaacaaaagatAACAGTATGTTTgcaaattttataaacaaactATATAAgctgaaatatatatatatatatatatatatatatatatatatatgaatgattgaaattgtacaaattttagacggaaaaatattgttacacatttgttattaatttcataTGCGTTATTCACACTTAAAACATGAAATACTTGATGAATATGGATAATATACAATATACACTAACGAGTGTGCAATAATCAGTACCCTTTTAAGAAGAATGTACATGGAGTTTgtattttgagaagaaaagaaaaagacatacATGGTCTTTCAGATTTATTATGCAAGCAGTTGATGATCCTTTAGCATTGGTGTCTAAGAAAGCTTGattcaaaactctttttaaattgatttttccCTCTGGTTCCATTAGAAttgctttaaaaaatttaatcattagTTGCCGAGCATATTCTCCAGGGTCAACATCTAACTTGGCCCAACCACCCACACCATCTGCCACGCcaattgtttgtttttctcCACATATGAAGTAGGCATCATCACCTTGAGCTGTTGAATTTACTTTGGTCTTTGCTATGTAGAATGCTCCAGCAATCATTTTCaaccttctttcctttgaaTCATCTATAAAGCACAATGTGGTACTAAAATTAAGAGTCATTCACAAACTACAGCAGAATGTGGTACTAAAGAAAGAGTCATTCACAAACTTCAATGTCCACTCACAGTGTGCTTTTGAATGagcttattttcattaatttattttgttactgTACAGAATATCAGCATTACATTCTTTTCTGAgtgaaaataagctcatccaaataAACTTGGGTAAACCTTAACATTCATCTATACTAcaacaaagacaaagaaaaaaaaaaaaaaaaaaggaaaaagaaaagaaaggaaaaatatttacaCACCAATCTTGAATCGTTGCAATGTGCCAAATCCTATTCATCatcagaattttttattttttatttttttaaaaaaggtgcCAAATTTTGATTCTAGTTGCAGAGAATCTTTTAATACAAATTGAGACTTGGACTGTAACTTGGGGAACGGGAAGGAGGGGCTGGCTTGGCTTTTGCCTTTGTACAGGTGCAAATAGCCTTAATACTTAGGATTAGGTGATATTTAGTGAACAAAATTCTCACTTTTACTAGATCTTAGAGAGATAATTAATAGGTAACTTTATCCCTAATTTTGAAGAGACTAATTCACGTACTAATACATACTGTGGAGCTAGAGAACTCGTGCcccaggcccactctacattagggcccagggcccaagccgaggagagccattgccgaggacgacctcttactcggcacctcacgaaatgcctgaagaaaggggcaaactGAGTGTaggggcagggtaagggaaaaGGCTGCCAACGtcataatacaaaaccctaTATCTGATAagtccat
This DNA window, taken from Quercus robur chromosome 2, dhQueRobu3.1, whole genome shotgun sequence, encodes the following:
- the LOC126697370 gene encoding probable protein phosphatase 2C 55, which produces MIAGAFYIAKTKVNSTAQGDDAYFICGEKQTIGVADGVGGWAKLDVDPGEYARQLMIKFFKAILMEPEGKINLKRVLNQAFLDTNAKGSSTACIINLKDHCLHVANVGDSGFMLIRKGGGIYKSEIQQRSFNHPFQLGKLYADVLDSVQQYKVDVEAGDILIVGTDGLFDNMFENQIKDVAEKSTEGGIDPAQVARAVAESAYQISLDKNATTPFMLASSKSRRHRSGGKVDDITVIVAYIVHD